In Pedobacter sp. SL55, the following proteins share a genomic window:
- a CDS encoding RagB/SusD family nutrient uptake outer membrane protein gives MALLIAAIAILSSCKKFLDVQPEDKVLETQLFSTKQGIKTVLNGLYINLSNNQLYGDNLTLSTIEVLAQRYNTPSTHSLTKIATYAYNDNPTMSRLENIWTNSYATVLNINAFLENVDKYPGVLDQKTENIYKGEAIAMRAFLHFDLLRLYGPRYSTVDSTKQSLSYYEATKSTVNPLLPANSFIQKIIDDLNKAETLLAEDEIIANGVNTAAANATVDFLTNNRNYRLNYYAVKGLKARVFLYRGDKVSALKYAKEVMAVANRFPWTTSTNALSEKQNPDRVFTTEMMFGIMNTQLYTRYLALFDPGVSDANILAPITARLNTVYENNENDYRFNLNWQIPTTGVKAYKTFYKYADVIDKTKVFRFSIPLLKISEMYLIAAESEPVTADGVAHLNTVRANRGLIPLAATVNINTELQKEYQKDFFGEGQLFYYYKRRNITSVPNGSASSGNVTVNYAVPMPQSEALYR, from the coding sequence ATGGCATTACTAATAGCAGCCATTGCCATCTTATCTTCCTGTAAGAAGTTTTTAGATGTGCAGCCAGAAGATAAGGTTTTAGAAACACAGCTTTTTTCTACCAAGCAAGGTATTAAAACCGTATTAAACGGGCTTTATATTAATTTATCTAATAATCAGCTTTATGGCGATAATTTAACACTATCTACCATAGAGGTTTTGGCACAAAGGTACAATACCCCATCTACACATAGCCTTACCAAAATAGCTACCTATGCATACAATGATAACCCTACCATGAGCAGGCTAGAAAACATCTGGACAAATTCTTACGCTACTGTTCTAAATATCAATGCCTTTTTAGAGAACGTAGATAAATACCCGGGCGTTTTAGATCAAAAAACAGAAAATATCTACAAAGGCGAGGCTATTGCCATGAGGGCATTCCTACATTTTGATTTGCTTAGGCTATATGGGCCTAGATATAGCACTGTAGATTCTACAAAACAAAGCCTGTCCTATTATGAAGCTACCAAATCAACTGTAAATCCGTTATTGCCCGCAAATTCTTTTATACAAAAAATTATTGATGATTTGAATAAGGCAGAAACGCTACTAGCAGAAGATGAAATCATTGCCAACGGCGTTAATACCGCAGCAGCAAATGCTACTGTAGATTTTTTAACGAACAATAGAAACTATAGACTTAACTATTATGCGGTAAAGGGGCTTAAAGCAAGGGTGTTTTTATATCGTGGTGATAAAGTTAGCGCTTTGAAATATGCCAAAGAGGTTATGGCCGTTGCAAATCGTTTTCCATGGACTACATCAACCAATGCGCTGAGTGAGAAGCAAAACCCAGACCGTGTATTTACTACTGAAATGATGTTCGGTATAATGAATACGCAGTTATACACTCGTTATTTGGCTTTATTTGATCCAGGTGTTTCTGATGCTAACATATTGGCACCAATAACAGCAAGGCTAAATACGGTGTATGAGAATAATGAAAACGATTACAGATTTAACCTAAATTGGCAAATACCAACCACTGGGGTTAAAGCTTATAAAACTTTTTATAAGTATGCTGATGTGATAGATAAAACGAAAGTTTTTAGGTTCTCTATTCCGTTGCTAAAAATTAGTGAGATGTATTTGATAGCTGCAGAAAGTGAACCCGTAACCGCCGATGGTGTGGCACATTTAAATACCGTGAGAGCAAACAGAGGTTTAATACCATTAGCTGCAACGGTAAATATAAATACCGAACTTCAAAAAGAATATCAGAAAGATTTTTTTGGCGAGGGGCAGTTATTTTACTATTACAAGCGTAGAAACATTACTTCTGTGCCAAATGGATCTGCTTCGAGCGGCAACGTAACGGTAAACTATGCCGTACCTATGCCTCAATCTGAAGCCCTTTATCGTTAA
- a CDS encoding PAS domain S-box protein, with the protein MPTSFKQPIKSNWFILNPKLTTLIFLLTLIGIISLIAQQRYQIIKENRERDLSAVLENVEQRLDQLLKNSQNIALTIALTLDQDGKPRNFEKVAAKIMKANPSLQGVQLVPNGIIKYMYPLKGNEAAVGLDLFKLNVFNAIEARKAIKLRKMYFQGPVVLVQGGKGVIGRLPLFINNKFWGFSAVVIKLNQLLKTAGIENESNSHYRFQFSKINPLTNQEEFFIAEQNNYSKNTYQTKIVEEGDWKIYLTDTRAIYADYQLGSLILFGLLVTILSSYLLWTLLHKQSQLFNVVHKQTDMLLVAGNKYKTIFDNAAIGIGRINSITGEFLEANAFLCKLLGYSELELTNKKIKSLIHTEDLALDAHNFKRLRNNEIRQFSSVRRYINKDQQVIWANAIISPLWQDGEKPSQHIIIIEDITTQIAYEEQLIEAKKYAEELINSIEGIVWEASVKENFANLFISRKVYDILGYTQDEWSSEIGFFLNKLYHEDKERVINYLDNELFLRKHHEYEYRMIAKDGSIVWIRDSLTVEPSLEAPEKLRGIMMDITQVKKAEETLHKSYELVNEQNKRLLNFSYIVSHNLRSHASNIDGISSLISNAETEQERTEMIKLLRKVVVSLNDTLYNLNNIVNIQSSMNLIKEPLNLSEYVNNALQVQETQILSKKAQLIINVPTDIFVYFNKAYLESVLLNLISNALRYSHALRKPVIEITGESIGGGSILRIKDNGVGIDLSKNKDKLFGLNQTFHGNSDARGFGLFITKNQIEAMGDRIEVESKVGEGTTFTIVFS; encoded by the coding sequence ATGCCTACGAGCTTTAAGCAACCTATCAAATCAAATTGGTTTATATTAAACCCAAAGCTTACTACACTTATATTTCTGCTTACTTTAATTGGCATTATCTCATTAATAGCACAGCAACGTTATCAAATAATTAAAGAAAATAGGGAGAGAGACTTAAGTGCGGTACTAGAAAATGTAGAGCAACGCTTAGATCAGTTGCTAAAGAATAGCCAAAATATAGCCTTAACTATAGCTTTAACCTTAGATCAAGATGGCAAGCCACGTAATTTCGAAAAGGTGGCAGCCAAAATCATGAAGGCAAACCCGTCTTTACAGGGCGTGCAGTTGGTGCCAAATGGTATCATTAAATATATGTATCCCTTAAAAGGAAACGAGGCTGCGGTAGGTTTAGATCTTTTTAAGCTTAATGTCTTTAACGCTATCGAGGCAAGAAAAGCTATAAAACTCCGTAAAATGTATTTTCAGGGACCAGTGGTGTTGGTGCAAGGCGGAAAAGGCGTGATAGGACGCCTACCGTTATTTATAAATAACAAATTTTGGGGCTTTTCTGCTGTAGTTATCAAGTTAAACCAATTGCTTAAAACTGCAGGTATAGAAAACGAGAGCAATAGCCACTATCGTTTTCAATTCTCTAAAATTAATCCACTTACCAACCAGGAAGAGTTTTTTATTGCAGAACAAAATAATTATTCCAAAAACACCTATCAAACTAAAATTGTAGAAGAAGGAGATTGGAAAATCTATCTTACCGATACAAGGGCAATTTATGCAGATTATCAACTGGGCTCGCTTATACTTTTTGGCTTACTGGTTACCATCCTCTCGAGTTACCTCCTGTGGACACTCCTGCACAAGCAGTCGCAATTGTTTAATGTAGTACACAAGCAAACAGATATGCTTCTTGTTGCCGGTAATAAGTATAAAACCATTTTCGATAATGCGGCCATTGGTATTGGCCGTATCAATTCCATTACTGGCGAGTTTTTAGAGGCCAATGCATTTTTGTGTAAGCTGCTCGGCTATTCCGAGTTAGAACTAACCAATAAAAAAATAAAATCACTAATCCATACAGAAGACCTGGCTTTAGATGCGCACAATTTTAAACGTTTACGCAATAACGAAATTCGTCAGTTTTCATCCGTACGTCGTTACATTAATAAAGACCAACAGGTAATATGGGCCAATGCCATTATCAGTCCGTTGTGGCAAGACGGAGAAAAACCTAGCCAGCACATTATTATAATAGAAGATATTACCACCCAAATTGCTTACGAAGAGCAGCTTATAGAAGCTAAAAAATATGCAGAAGAGCTCATTAACTCCATAGAAGGCATCGTTTGGGAAGCATCGGTTAAAGAAAACTTTGCTAATTTGTTTATTAGCCGTAAAGTATATGATATTTTAGGTTATACCCAAGACGAGTGGAGTTCGGAAATAGGTTTCTTCTTAAATAAACTATACCATGAGGATAAAGAAAGAGTAATAAACTACTTAGATAACGAACTTTTTTTGAGGAAGCACCACGAGTACGAATATCGGATGATAGCCAAAGATGGCTCCATAGTTTGGATTCGCGACAGCTTAACTGTAGAACCCAGTCTTGAAGCGCCAGAAAAACTTAGAGGTATAATGATGGATATTACCCAAGTTAAAAAGGCCGAAGAAACCCTACATAAATCTTACGAATTGGTTAATGAGCAAAACAAGCGGTTGCTCAACTTCTCTTACATCGTTTCTCATAACTTACGTTCTCATGCAAGTAACATAGATGGTATCAGTTCCTTAATTAGCAATGCCGAAACCGAACAAGAGAGAACCGAGATGATTAAGTTACTCCGTAAAGTAGTAGTAAGCCTTAACGATACCCTGTACAACCTCAACAACATCGTCAACATTCAGTCTAGTATGAATTTGATAAAAGAACCCTTAAATTTATCAGAATATGTGAACAATGCCTTACAAGTACAAGAAACGCAAATCTTGAGTAAAAAAGCTCAGCTAATTATAAATGTCCCAACTGATATTTTTGTATATTTTAACAAGGCTTATTTAGAGAGTGTGCTCCTTAATCTAATTTCAAATGCCCTACGTTATAGCCATGCCCTACGCAAACCTGTAATAGAAATTACTGGCGAGTCTATCGGTGGTGGCAGCATCCTCCGTATCAAAGATAATGGTGTAGGTATAGATTTGTCAAAAAACAAAGATAAGCTATTCGGACTAAACCAAACCTTTCACGGCAATAGCGATGCCCGTGGTTTTGGTCTATTTATTACCAAAAATCAAATCGAAGCAATGGGAGATCGCATCGAAGTAGAAAGTAAAGTAGGAGAGGGAACTACTTTTACCATTGTTTTCAGTTGA
- a CDS encoding RNA polymerase sigma factor has product MSSYSSFSDVELAALLKTNDSAAYTVIYNRYFHTLYVHAFQKLNDRQEAQDVVHELFAQLWAKRKEINVHSNLVGYLYSAIRNKILDHISRKQVRDKYINSLQFFLESNYNLTDHRIREKQLSELIDKGIADLPEKMREIFELSRKNSLSHKQIAAQLNLSEQTVKKQVNNALRILRTKLGTMLFLSL; this is encoded by the coding sequence ATGTCATCGTACAGCTCGTTTTCGGACGTAGAACTTGCAGCGTTATTAAAAACAAACGACTCTGCTGCTTACACTGTAATCTACAATAGGTATTTTCATACCTTATATGTACATGCTTTTCAAAAACTGAATGATAGACAAGAGGCTCAAGATGTGGTACATGAGCTTTTCGCTCAGTTATGGGCCAAGCGCAAGGAGATCAATGTGCATTCTAATTTAGTTGGCTACTTGTATTCTGCAATAAGAAACAAAATACTAGATCATATCTCTCGGAAGCAAGTTAGGGACAAGTACATTAACTCTCTACAGTTTTTTTTAGAGAGCAACTACAATCTTACTGATCATAGAATTAGAGAAAAACAACTTAGTGAACTGATTGATAAGGGCATTGCCGATTTACCAGAAAAAATGCGTGAAATTTTTGAGCTCAGCAGAAAAAACTCACTAAGCCATAAACAAATTGCTGCTCAGCTTAACCTCTCAGAACAAACGGTTAAAAAACAGGTTAATAATGCTTTAAGAATACTTAGAACTAAGTTGGGAACGATGCTTTTCTTATCGCTTTAA
- a CDS encoding DUF4843 domain-containing protein, producing the protein MNKLFFNLLGFAVLTILLSCEKELHKYEGKPAVYFNEAGRLPAFGGEVLRDSTIMSFSLAKAQDSIVSMVVATVGAKKDVDRPYKLVINSSSDAIAGNHYQILNPTFVIKKNQLGDTVKIKFFRKTDMQAKTFLLSFDLQENENFSPEMKYRVLTSSNKKISLINYRWFVNDIIKRPGRWLDGYLGVFTRKKLLLIAETLSIEPAYLDASVSIAEMTAYGKFMQRYLNEQRAAGNTIYEEDGSEMVMGASVQ; encoded by the coding sequence ATGAACAAACTATTTTTTAACCTTTTGGGATTTGCAGTCCTTACCATTTTACTGAGCTGCGAAAAAGAACTACACAAATATGAAGGTAAACCTGCGGTGTATTTTAATGAAGCAGGTAGATTACCAGCCTTTGGCGGCGAGGTACTAAGAGACTCAACCATCATGTCTTTTAGTTTAGCCAAAGCACAAGACTCTATTGTAAGTATGGTAGTTGCTACTGTTGGTGCAAAAAAAGACGTAGATAGACCTTACAAATTAGTGATTAATTCCAGCTCTGATGCCATTGCCGGTAATCACTACCAAATTTTAAATCCAACTTTTGTTATCAAGAAAAACCAACTAGGCGATACGGTTAAGATCAAATTTTTCAGAAAAACAGATATGCAAGCCAAAACTTTCTTACTCAGTTTCGATTTGCAAGAAAATGAGAATTTCTCTCCAGAAATGAAATATCGAGTGCTTACTTCTTCTAATAAAAAGATCTCCCTAATTAACTACAGATGGTTTGTTAACGATATCATCAAAAGGCCGGGAAGATGGCTAGATGGGTACTTAGGTGTGTTTACTCGCAAAAAACTTTTATTAATTGCTGAAACTTTAAGTATCGAACCAGCTTATTTAGACGCATCAGTATCTATTGCGGAAATGACCGCCTACGGTAAATTCATGCAACGTTACCTTAACGAGCAAAGAGCCGCTGGCAACACCATCTACGAAGAAGATGGCTCTGAAATGGTAATGGGTGCCTCTGTTCAATAA
- a CDS encoding SusC/RagA family TonB-linked outer membrane protein gives MNFHMTFKNGRDGRLYARILLKLKLTLIILTTVILQSSAASFAQITINEKSASFESILQKIRKQSGYDFFYSNTMLKNTKPVSINVKNATVEEVLRITFKDQPLAYTIDQKAIVLRYNMEPERVFILQKTITGKVVDERNGAIPGASVRIKGVPTAPIAITDANGNFMISATEEQTLIVSYIGYETQEVVIAGKKLPLTVKLKEKEMMMKDIVITGTGINRNKDSFTGTTATFTGDELKAVSNNNVVQALRTMDPSFLLIENNLAGSNPNVMPVIEVRGKSSIPSETLRDQFGNDPNQPLFVLDGFPTTLQTIVDLDMNRVASVTLLKDAASTALYGSQASNGVVVIETIKPKPGELRFTYTQDFRVELPDLSGYNMMNAAEKLEFERLSGRYVGTEANPNLVVDLDNLYASHLAAVKRGVDSYWLSEPLQTGYSTNSSINASGGDNSFTYNVGMNYRTGKGAMIGSGRDSYSGSINLTYRKNALNINNITYIRGNKTSESNYGSFSNFVNANPYFEKNYENRYLEVSKQSNSTGTTLYVVNPLYDAMQAQYNNSKNIEVQNNLNANYDVSKAFRLNAALQITKGTTTAKAYQSPEMSAFLDVPVLRKGKYTDNRTENFSYQGNVMLTFYKTINKHNVTANWRNSIEERSSSAYRTIAEGFPEGSLGNPRFAYAYLLNGAPTASSGVFRSLNSALSANYSFDNKYLLDFVYRIDGSTAYGSNNQFSPYYSFGLGWNLHNENFIKNKSWINSLRLTGNIGVTGNQNFANISSVSMYGYNSNTSYNLFGQGVSLDMLGNPNLAPQKTQQISTSLDFNLFKGRLVGYINAYEKRTNPLIVPVDLPSSTGVFKYPYNIGSLTYHGMETKLTFFPIYNLAQGITWNIGLTASSFKSRYAGFGNVLNTLNKQQETNRTLIRYVDGNSAEAIWAIQSLGIDPATGREVFLTRDGQYSFDYSTANIANVGNTVPFAEGVLSTGLRYKGFSFAVAFRYKLGGDSFNSALFNKVENITFTNIANNQDKRALYNRWKNPGDISQFKGISQTEATPISSRFVQKENTLSSEALNIGYMFDKQPWVRKVGMQSLTLNLQANDFLYLSTIRRERGIDYPFARTIAFSLRASF, from the coding sequence ATGAATTTTCACATGACATTTAAAAACGGTCGTGATGGCCGTTTATATGCCAGAATTCTGTTAAAATTGAAACTGACCTTAATCATCTTAACAACGGTAATTCTACAGAGCAGTGCCGCCAGCTTTGCACAAATTACCATCAATGAGAAATCTGCCTCATTCGAGAGCATTCTACAAAAAATTAGAAAACAGAGCGGTTACGATTTCTTTTACAGCAACACAATGTTGAAAAACACGAAACCAGTGTCTATCAATGTTAAAAATGCCACGGTAGAAGAGGTTTTGCGAATTACTTTTAAAGACCAGCCACTAGCCTATACTATTGATCAAAAAGCTATAGTTCTGCGCTATAATATGGAACCGGAACGCGTTTTTATCTTGCAAAAGACCATTACCGGCAAAGTAGTGGATGAGAGAAATGGGGCAATTCCGGGTGCTTCTGTACGAATAAAAGGTGTGCCAACCGCTCCTATAGCTATTACCGACGCTAACGGTAATTTTATGATTTCGGCTACTGAAGAGCAAACACTCATTGTAAGTTATATTGGCTATGAAACACAGGAAGTTGTGATAGCTGGAAAGAAACTACCGCTTACGGTTAAGCTTAAGGAGAAGGAAATGATGATGAAAGACATTGTAATTACGGGTACTGGAATTAACCGCAATAAAGACAGTTTTACGGGCACAACCGCCACCTTTACTGGCGATGAGCTAAAAGCGGTAAGTAATAACAATGTTGTACAGGCGCTAAGAACTATGGATCCTTCGTTTCTACTTATAGAGAATAACTTAGCTGGTTCTAACCCTAATGTGATGCCAGTAATTGAGGTGCGTGGAAAAAGTAGCATTCCTAGTGAAACGCTAAGAGACCAATTTGGTAACGACCCTAACCAACCTTTGTTTGTGCTTGACGGATTTCCAACTACATTACAAACCATTGTAGATTTAGATATGAACAGGGTAGCATCTGTAACTTTATTAAAAGATGCTGCTTCTACAGCTTTATATGGTTCGCAGGCTTCTAATGGCGTAGTGGTTATAGAAACCATTAAACCTAAACCTGGCGAACTAAGATTTACCTACACGCAAGACTTTAGGGTTGAGCTGCCAGACTTGAGTGGCTATAATATGATGAATGCGGCTGAAAAGTTGGAGTTTGAACGTTTGTCTGGCAGATATGTAGGTACAGAAGCAAACCCAAACTTAGTAGTTGATCTAGATAATTTATACGCAAGCCATTTGGCAGCAGTTAAAAGGGGTGTGGATAGCTACTGGCTAAGCGAACCGCTACAAACTGGCTATTCAACCAACTCATCTATCAATGCGTCTGGAGGCGACAACTCTTTTACCTACAACGTTGGCATGAACTACAGGACAGGTAAGGGGGCAATGATTGGCTCTGGAAGGGACAGCTATAGCGGAAGCATCAATTTAACCTACCGTAAAAATGCCTTAAATATTAATAACATTACTTATATCCGTGGTAATAAAACCTCTGAGTCTAACTATGGGTCCTTTTCCAATTTTGTGAATGCCAATCCATATTTTGAAAAAAATTACGAAAACCGTTATCTGGAAGTAAGCAAGCAATCTAATTCAACTGGAACTACACTCTACGTAGTGAACCCACTTTACGATGCTATGCAAGCGCAATATAACAACTCTAAAAATATTGAAGTACAGAATAACTTGAACGCTAATTACGATGTTAGCAAAGCTTTTAGATTAAACGCTGCGTTACAAATTACCAAGGGAACTACAACAGCGAAAGCCTACCAATCGCCAGAAATGAGTGCTTTTTTAGATGTACCAGTACTTAGAAAAGGAAAATATACGGATAATAGAACCGAAAATTTTTCGTACCAAGGCAATGTGATGCTTACATTCTACAAAACCATAAACAAGCATAATGTTACTGCAAACTGGCGTAATAGCATTGAAGAAAGAAGCAGTAGTGCTTACCGCACCATAGCCGAGGGGTTTCCGGAAGGAAGTTTAGGCAACCCACGCTTTGCTTACGCTTACCTTTTAAACGGAGCACCTACAGCCTCAAGTGGCGTGTTTCGTTCTTTAAACTCTGCACTTTCTGCTAACTATTCTTTTGACAACAAGTATTTGTTAGATTTTGTATATCGTATCGACGGATCAACCGCCTATGGTAGCAACAATCAGTTCTCGCCATATTATTCATTTGGTTTAGGATGGAACTTACACAACGAAAATTTCATCAAGAACAAAAGCTGGATTAATTCGCTTAGACTAACCGGAAATATAGGCGTAACAGGGAACCAAAACTTTGCAAATATAAGCTCGGTTTCTATGTACGGCTATAATAGCAACACTAGTTATAATTTATTTGGGCAAGGTGTTAGCCTAGATATGTTGGGCAATCCAAATTTGGCACCGCAAAAAACACAGCAAATTAGTACGTCGCTAGATTTTAACTTGTTTAAAGGCAGGCTTGTAGGCTACATCAATGCTTACGAAAAGAGAACTAATCCGCTTATTGTGCCTGTAGACCTACCCTCTTCCACTGGTGTGTTTAAATATCCTTACAATATTGGTAGCTTAACCTACCATGGTATGGAAACCAAACTTACCTTTTTCCCAATTTACAATTTAGCGCAAGGTATTACCTGGAATATAGGACTTACCGCATCTAGTTTTAAAAGCAGGTATGCCGGGTTTGGAAACGTTTTGAATACCCTAAACAAGCAGCAAGAAACCAACAGAACTTTGATAAGATATGTTGACGGAAATAGTGCCGAAGCAATTTGGGCCATCCAATCGTTAGGTATAGACCCCGCCACCGGACGTGAGGTTTTCTTAACCCGCGATGGTCAATACAGTTTCGATTATAGCACTGCAAACATTGCTAACGTAGGCAATACGGTTCCTTTTGCAGAAGGTGTGCTATCTACAGGTTTAAGGTACAAGGGTTTTAGTTTTGCCGTGGCGTTTCGTTACAAACTAGGAGGAGATTCGTTTAACAGCGCACTATTTAACAAGGTAGAAAACATCACGTTCACAAACATTGCCAATAACCAAGATAAACGTGCCTTATACAACAGATGGAAAAACCCTGGAGATATTTCGCAATTCAAAGGAATTTCTCAAACCGAAGCAACCCCTATTTCATCGAGGTTTGTGCAAAAAGAAAACACTTTAAGTAGCGAAGCCTTAAATATAGGCTACATGTTCGACAAGCAACCTTGGGTAAGAAAAGTAGGAATGCAATCATTAACGCTAAACCTACAAGCCAACGATTTCCTATACCTATCTACCATTAGGAGAGAACGCGGCATTGATTATCCTTTTGCCAGAACCATAGCATTTTCTTTAAGAGCATCATTTTAA
- a CDS encoding FecR family protein, producing the protein MKRTEAEELLNKYANGNCTEEELAILHTWYLEQEKNIPQISAEEVEMAKQKVWAGLAIHEAAVSKTVKLFSTKIVKRIAAAAVVVLSLYLGYYTIQKNQLNLGDKLTKQEQILPGGNKAVLTLADGSTIDLSNVKKGLLSHSNGANIVKTADGKLVYNTDKGKTKAVAWNTLSIPAGGCYNVTLSDGTVVWLNAKSSLKYPTEFTGKERIVELDGEGYFEVAHNSKKPFKVVTQHQTVEVLGTHFNINAYQDEQSTTTTLLEGSVRINASGAQKLLIPNQQAKLSAGKMTITSYNTDNAIDWVSNDFIFDNESLSSIMRKISRWYNVEVSYPANLSNIEFTGSISRSKNITQVLKIMELTGMVNFKVEGRRITVIP; encoded by the coding sequence ATGAAAAGAACTGAAGCAGAAGAGTTATTAAATAAGTATGCAAACGGCAATTGTACCGAAGAGGAATTGGCTATTTTACATACTTGGTATTTAGAACAAGAAAAGAATATACCTCAAATTTCGGCAGAAGAGGTAGAAATGGCCAAGCAAAAGGTTTGGGCAGGTCTTGCAATACATGAAGCTGCTGTTTCTAAAACAGTTAAACTATTTTCTACCAAAATAGTTAAACGCATTGCTGCAGCGGCAGTTGTGGTGCTCTCGCTTTATTTAGGATATTACACCATCCAAAAAAACCAATTGAATTTAGGCGATAAACTAACAAAGCAAGAGCAGATTTTACCAGGAGGAAACAAAGCTGTTCTTACCTTAGCAGATGGCAGTACAATTGATTTAAGCAATGTTAAAAAAGGCTTACTTAGCCATAGTAATGGCGCCAACATTGTAAAAACTGCAGACGGTAAGCTTGTTTACAACACTGATAAAGGGAAAACAAAAGCTGTAGCTTGGAACACATTGAGCATTCCTGCGGGCGGTTGTTACAATGTAACCTTAAGTGATGGCACGGTAGTATGGCTTAATGCAAAATCTAGTTTAAAATATCCAACTGAATTTACGGGTAAAGAACGCATAGTTGAGCTTGATGGCGAAGGTTATTTTGAAGTAGCACACAATAGTAAAAAACCATTTAAGGTAGTTACCCAGCACCAAACCGTGGAGGTTTTAGGTACCCATTTTAACATCAACGCTTACCAAGACGAGCAGAGTACAACGACTACTTTATTGGAGGGTAGTGTAAGAATTAACGCATCGGGAGCACAGAAATTGTTAATACCTAACCAGCAGGCCAAATTGAGCGCAGGCAAAATGACGATTACCTCTTACAATACCGATAATGCCATAGATTGGGTAAGCAACGATTTCATTTTTGACAATGAGAGCTTAAGCAGTATCATGCGGAAAATATCAAGATGGTACAATGTTGAAGTTTCGTACCCTGCCAACCTGAGCAATATTGAGTTTACAGGATCTATTTCCCGCAGCAAGAACATCACACAAGTGTTAAAAATAATGGAATTAACCGGAATGGTAAACTTTAAAGTAGAAGGAAGGAGGATTACTGTGATACCATAA